The Bacteroides sp. genome includes the window TTAACTCCGGGTATATCAAAAATTCGGGGATCGAGATGCAGACGGGATATCAGTTTAAGTTTAACAATGGCCTGACCTGGAATATCAGCGGGAATGTCACCCGGCAATGGAATGAAGTGACCGAACTTTCGGAAGAGGTGAACTTTCTGAACCTTGGGGGTATTCAGCAGGGGGTTTATATTGCCGCCCGTTACGGTCAGCCCGTCGGTCAGATCATGGGCACGGCCTTTGACCGGGATGAGGAGGGTCGGATCATCCTGGATGCCCTCAATCTCCCCAGAATCAAAACGACTCCCGAAGGAGCCATTGACACAGAAAACCTGATTGGCAATGCATACCCTGATTTGCTTTTGGGGTTTAGCACCAGTTTGAATTATAAAAGCATTAGCCTAGGGGTTCAATTAGACAGTAAACTGGGGCATGACTTATATTCCCTGACTAACTTACGGGGTGCGGAATACGGCACTTTCGCCTTTACAGTGGAAGGCAGGGATGAATGGCAACGGGCCCTGGAGATTTCAGAAATAACGGGTGTTCCACCCACAGACGGTTTTATGGTTTCAGGGGTTAAAGATGGCGTGGAAGGGGAATTCCCGGTTGATCCGCAGAGCTACTGGGACCGGTTGACGAGGATTGATGAGGCATTTGTTTATGATGCTTCCTATATCCGGTTAAGGAGTGTAAGTCTTTCTTACAGCGTGAATCCGGACCTCCTGTCATCTTTTGGGGCACGGGAACTTAGTATTTCTGTGTACGCCAATAACCTGGCCTACCTGTATAAGAAAACGGAAAACATTTCGCCTGAGTCTTCTTTCAGTACCGGCAATGCCATTGGGATTGAAATGTATTCCTACCCTGAGTTAAGGACTTTGGGTGCCAGTATCAAAGTATCATTTTAAGGTTATAACAGGAAATGCTATGAAAAACCTGAAAATTAAATATCCTGTTTTTTTGATCCTTTCATTTTTGCTTGTAATTTCAGCATGCACCAAGGATTTTGAAGAGTATGCGGAGCCGACCACCACGGCTGACCAGATAGACCCCAAATATCTCTTTACGCGTTCATTGGTGACAGGAAGTGGCATCAGCGTTGGGGTTTGGCAATATATTCATCAAATCAGCGGTTCTTCCTGGGCACAGCATTTTGCTAATATTCAGCCTAACTTCCGCTGGGACAATTATGAACCTACGCCCGGAAACACAAAATGGGACTGGTATTATGCCCGTGAGCATTTTGCGCCTTTGTTTCTGAATTACCAGGTAATCAAACTTTCGCGCGAACTTAACAATCCGATAAAAGAAGCGGTGGCCAGGATATGGAATGTTTACATGTTCCAGTTTTTAACCGACACCTATGGCGATCTTCCTTACACGGAGGCCTTTGAGTCTATCCGGCCGGCTTTTGATTCGCAGGAATTTATTTATTCAGATATGCTGAAAGAACTCCAGGAATCCGTTCAGCAGATCAAGGATTTTCAGGATGCCGGGTATGAAGGTTACGGGGAAGCCGATGTGCTTTATAATGGTGATCTTGACAAGTGGATCCGTTTTGGAAATACGCTTATCTTAAGGCTTGCCTTAAGGGTTTCAAACGTAGCATCGGCTGAATTGACTCAGCCATACCTGCAGGCTCTGGATCTTTCGGAGACCATGCAACAAAACGGGGATATGGCCCGTATGCTGCCAGATCCGAATGGGGCCACTTATCATGTTAAAAACCCCTTATCGTTTGTTTTTGGCTGGAATGAAGTGAGGATGAGCCAGACCATGTATGATATTCTCACCGGCTTGAATGATCCACGTATGCAAATCATGTTTAATCCCAATGAGGATGGCCTTTATGTGGGTTTGGAGAATGGTCAGAACCCTGATAGCCTCAGCCTGAGGTACAACTCCTATTATCGGCCGCAATTTTGCAATATAGGAAATTTCTTCATCCAGGATAATAACCCATTGTTTATGATGACATATGCTGAGGCCTGTTTCCTGAAAGCTGAAGCTGCCCAAAAAGGATTCATTGTGGGGAGCGCCGAGCAATTTTATGAGGATGGCATACGTGCTTCCATGAATCTTTTGGGAATTACAGAAGAAAGCGTCATCCAGGATTACCTGGAAGGTCCTGCTGCTTTTAATTCTTCCAGTGCCCTTGAGCAAATTTACGCCCAGCGGTGGATTGCTCTTTATCCAAACGGTGCTGAGGCCTGGGCACTTGTAAGGCAGACGGGTGTGCCTGCTATACAGCCCCTGGTGTTTTATTATCCGGGTAATGTGGAAATGCCCAGAAGGAAGCCTTACCCAGTGAATGAGCGCCGTTATAACACTGAAAATTATGATGCTGCCGTTGCTCGTATGGGGGGTGACAGCCAATATACCCGCGTGTGGTGGGATGGTGGAAACTAATCAGAAAAACCTAACTCAATCAAAAACCCAATGATTATGAAAACGACTCTGAGAGCTTTATTTGGAATTTCATTGCTTCTTACTTCTGCATTTATTTTCAATGCTTGTAAGCCTGAAGATGATCCAGAACCCAAGGAGGCTTTAATCACAGCCTTTAAAATAACCAATGCAGGTGCTGAAGGAAACGCTGTTGTTGATGGGGCTATTGATGGCACCAATATTTTGGTAGCCGTTCCCTATGAGACTGATTTGACTATCCTTACCGTTGAGGTTACTGTATCAGAAGGGGCCAACGTAGTTCCAACATCAGGATCCACGCTTGACTTCACGAATCCCAGAAATTTTGTGGTCACCAATGGGGATCTTAGTAACACCTACCAGGTAACTGTTGAAAGAGCTGAACCCACCAATCCGGTGTTAACGGGCCTTTCTGCGGAATCAGCCTCCACAGGTGAGGATTATGAAGTTGATATTGACATCATTGCGAAAACAATTACCATTACATTGAATAATCTTCAGTCAAAAATTATCAAGATTTCAAATGTACAGGTACTTCCTGCCGGGACCACCTGGGAGGTATCACCGGTAGTAGCAGGAACAGATACCATTGACCTCGATGCCAGTCCTGTCATGACACTTTCTTTTGCCGGGAGTAACAGTGAATATGAATTTGTTGCCAACGTGACGCAGGCAGGTTTTAATCCAGAGAATACCAGTGTGTTGATTGATAAATCGAGCGCTTCAGGGTTCCTGCCTTCTGTGATTAACAGCAACGAATCAAGGGGAGCCACTTTCAACGGGCAATATGTTGTCGTTCCCACCCGGAAGGAAGGGAACAATATGTATTACTGGGATGTGGAAGCTGGTGGCGACCAGTCTTCCATGAGTATGGACGGTGTTTCAGGGGGTCTTTGGGTAATCAGTGATGCCAAATTTGTTGGAGATGCTGTTTATGGTTGCAACATGGTTAACACTCAGGATCAGTTGTTTAAGGTTTATAAGTGGGACAATGTTGCCGATGAAACTCCTGAAGTGATCCTTGAATGGGTTGTTGGAGAGCCTGTTTCCCCAGCTGTATCGATTCGCCTGGGAGATGCTCTTTCCATTGTGGGTGACCCTGCCACCAATGGATACATCATTGCATCCAACTTCCCTTTTAGCAACCCGCAGAACCAGTTTTACGTTTGGGGGTTTACGGATGGAGTGCCTTCAGCTGAACCCGCCATCTGGACGGTAAACCCTCTTGAAGGAGCCCGTATTGGGCAATATGGGCGTATAAATCAAATTCCTGGAGAAAGTGATTTATTCCTGGTCTCAGGTGCAGAAATGGGCATTGCTGTAATAAATCTGCAAGGAGAGGTTCTTTATGAAATTCCTGATGCGATAATTCCATTCCGGGCTTATGATCCAAACGTTTTCTTATACAATGACGGCCGCTACCTGACTTATACCATTAATAAGGAATGGCTGGCAGATGGTGCTTATATGCAGGTAGTGAACATAACGGATGGTGCTGATATTGTTGAAGCTTTACAAGCCCTGACGGATGAAAATATTACTTCAAAAATTGTTTATACCAAGGTATTTGGAAACATTGCTGATGTTTGGATCAGTGCTGGTAATGAAGTAGCTTTTTCTACTGAAGGAAAACCGAGGGTGATGGGCTTTACAGTTTTGAATGGTTTTATTGTTCTTGAATTTTCCAATTAGAATTTTATAAGTGCTGCCGGTATGTATTGAATCCTACTGGCAGCCTTTTTTTGAAATATATTTTTAAAATGAGAAGGTACTGGTTTTTGGCAGCCGCTTTGGCGATTCTTTTTATTCCTGCTTTCTTTTCCTGCGAAAAGGATCCAGATCCGGACCCTGATCCCAATGGGGAAGATACGGTGCAATTAAGAATTCTTAGTTTTAATTTTGAAGATTTCAATCCTGTTATAGTCGGGCAAATTGACCATACGGCGAAAGAAATTTCGGCTCAAATTCCCCGTTCAGGAAGTTTAAACAACCTCAAGCCAACAGTTACCTTCACGGAGGGAGCCACTTTGAATCCTCCTTCGGGCTACCCCTATGACTTTTCGCAACCCTTAGGCTTCACTGTAAAGAAAGATAATAAACAGGTCACTTACATTGTGCATGTTGGATATGAAGCCAGTACTGAGAATGAATTAATCTCTGTTTCCTTTCCTGAGCTTTTCCGGACGGGTAGTGTTTCTGGTCAAAGCATCTCTCTGGAAGTTCCTTTTGGAACGGACTTGTCAGAAATTTTGGTTGAGTTTTCAATTTCTCCTTTTGCAACGGTTGAGCCAGAATCGGGTAGCCGGGTGAATTTAGGTGAGCCATTGACCATTACTGTAAAATCTGAAGCGGGCCAGCAGAATGTTTTTACACTGACGACGACCGTTTTGCCACAGGAAACCGGGATTCGTGCATTTTGGATTGCACCTCCATGGCACTCAACATTTTTGACCAGTTATCAACACATAAAAAATGGAGTTGCCCTTGCCAAGGAATTAAATTTCAATACGCTTTACGTTGGTGCCTGGGCCCAGACAAAAACCTTGTATCCAAGCCAGGTATTACTCGATCATTCATCATACACTAGTATTGAACAAACCCTTTTTAGCTCATATACAGGTGGAAGCGGTGATCCGCTTGCTGACCTCATTGAGGAAGCCCATGCTGAAGGCTTGAAGGTAATCCTTTGGTACGAATATGGATTTATGGCGAAGTGGGGCACGCCACCGACTCCTGAGAATGACCCCATCCTTTCAGTGCATCCCGACTGGGTTGGCATCAATAGTTTTGGATCCCAATCAAATTATAATAATTCTGACTATTATTATAATGCTTACAATGTTGCCGTGCAGCAATTTATGATTGACCTGGTTTTAGAAGCGGTTGAGAACTATGACATTGATGGAATCCAGGGAGATGATCGCATGCCTGCAATGCCCAGAAAT containing:
- a CDS encoding SusD/RagB family nutrient-binding outer membrane lipoprotein is translated as MKNLKIKYPVFLILSFLLVISACTKDFEEYAEPTTTADQIDPKYLFTRSLVTGSGISVGVWQYIHQISGSSWAQHFANIQPNFRWDNYEPTPGNTKWDWYYAREHFAPLFLNYQVIKLSRELNNPIKEAVARIWNVYMFQFLTDTYGDLPYTEAFESIRPAFDSQEFIYSDMLKELQESVQQIKDFQDAGYEGYGEADVLYNGDLDKWIRFGNTLILRLALRVSNVASAELTQPYLQALDLSETMQQNGDMARMLPDPNGATYHVKNPLSFVFGWNEVRMSQTMYDILTGLNDPRMQIMFNPNEDGLYVGLENGQNPDSLSLRYNSYYRPQFCNIGNFFIQDNNPLFMMTYAEACFLKAEAAQKGFIVGSAEQFYEDGIRASMNLLGITEESVIQDYLEGPAAFNSSSALEQIYAQRWIALYPNGAEAWALVRQTGVPAIQPLVFYYPGNVEMPRRKPYPVNERRYNTENYDAAVARMGGDSQYTRVWWDGGN
- a CDS encoding DUF4623 domain-containing protein, which codes for MKTTLRALFGISLLLTSAFIFNACKPEDDPEPKEALITAFKITNAGAEGNAVVDGAIDGTNILVAVPYETDLTILTVEVTVSEGANVVPTSGSTLDFTNPRNFVVTNGDLSNTYQVTVERAEPTNPVLTGLSAESASTGEDYEVDIDIIAKTITITLNNLQSKIIKISNVQVLPAGTTWEVSPVVAGTDTIDLDASPVMTLSFAGSNSEYEFVANVTQAGFNPENTSVLIDKSSASGFLPSVINSNESRGATFNGQYVVVPTRKEGNNMYYWDVEAGGDQSSMSMDGVSGGLWVISDAKFVGDAVYGCNMVNTQDQLFKVYKWDNVADETPEVILEWVVGEPVSPAVSIRLGDALSIVGDPATNGYIIASNFPFSNPQNQFYVWGFTDGVPSAEPAIWTVNPLEGARIGQYGRINQIPGESDLFLVSGAEMGIAVINLQGEVLYEIPDAIIPFRAYDPNVFLYNDGRYLTYTINKEWLADGAYMQVVNITDGADIVEALQALTDENITSKIVYTKVFGNIADVWISAGNEVAFSTEGKPRVMGFTVLNGFIVLEFSN
- a CDS encoding family 10 glycosylhydrolase, translating into MRRYWFLAAALAILFIPAFFSCEKDPDPDPDPNGEDTVQLRILSFNFEDFNPVIVGQIDHTAKEISAQIPRSGSLNNLKPTVTFTEGATLNPPSGYPYDFSQPLGFTVKKDNKQVTYIVHVGYEASTENELISVSFPELFRTGSVSGQSISLEVPFGTDLSEILVEFSISPFATVEPESGSRVNLGEPLTITVKSEAGQQNVFTLTTTVLPQETGIRAFWIAPPWHSTFLTSYQHIKNGVALAKELNFNTLYVGAWAQTKTLYPSQVLLDHSSYTSIEQTLFSSYTGGSGDPLADLIEEAHAEGLKVILWYEYGFMAKWGTPPTPENDPILSVHPDWVGINSFGSQSNYNNSDYYYNAYNVAVQQFMIDLVLEAVENYDIDGIQGDDRMPAMPRNSGYDEYTVNRYRTEHGGTDPPANFNNSAWVRWRADILNQFAIDLFDAVKEAKPNIFVASSPNPYPWAFDNLMQEWPVWLDDGVVEILSVQCYRYTESAYLSTINEVLNYFTSHGDGNLQRLVPGIILQSSAGLTDAELIAKKIMINRSKGITGEAFFYDAPLGDERIKKVIRAFYPGPAIFPDFQ